One part of the Chryseobacterium mulctrae genome encodes these proteins:
- a CDS encoding ABC transporter permease, with translation MNEPQQKWTDTIESNHSLFQLNLKEVWQYRDLVFMFVKRDFISSFKQTILGPLWFFINPIMTTIVFTLVFGNIANLPTDGIPPILFYLAGNTLWGYFSTTMLSVSNVFTGNAGIFGKVYFPRLVTPISTIISSFMRLGIQLVLFWTVLAYYIYRGDVQPNSWAFFFPVLIIFLALFSLGLGMIFSSLTTKYRDLSLLLGFGVSLLMWFTPVILPTSLVKQKLGNYGYLADLNPLTPIFECFKYGFIGSGDFNMTRLLISFFFIIIVLLFGIIVFNKSEKSFIDTV, from the coding sequence ATGAATGAACCACAGCAAAAGTGGACAGATACAATAGAGTCTAATCACTCTTTATTCCAACTCAATTTAAAAGAAGTATGGCAATACCGTGATTTGGTATTCATGTTTGTAAAGAGAGATTTTATTTCTTCCTTCAAACAAACCATATTAGGTCCTCTTTGGTTTTTTATCAATCCTATCATGACTACTATTGTCTTTACACTAGTTTTTGGAAATATTGCAAATCTACCTACTGATGGTATTCCACCCATATTATTTTATTTAGCAGGAAATACACTTTGGGGATATTTTAGCACAACCATGCTAAGTGTCTCTAATGTATTTACCGGAAATGCAGGAATTTTCGGGAAAGTATATTTCCCCAGACTGGTCACTCCTATTTCTACCATTATCTCAAGCTTTATGCGCCTAGGAATTCAATTGGTCTTATTTTGGACTGTATTGGCATATTATATTTATAGAGGCGATGTACAACCCAATTCATGGGCATTTTTCTTTCCTGTATTGATTATCTTTCTTGCCTTATTTTCACTAGGATTAGGGATGATATTTTCGTCACTGACTACCAAATACAGAGATTTGTCTTTATTATTAGGATTTGGAGTTAGTTTACTCATGTGGTTCACACCTGTGATTCTTCCAACATCTTTGGTGAAACAAAAATTAGGAAACTATGGTTATTTGGCAGACCTAAACCCTCTTACACCTATTTTTGAATGCTTTAAATATGGCTTCATCGGATCCGGAGACTTTAACATGACCAGATTATTAATCAGCTTCTTCTTTATCATTATTGTATTGTTATTTGGAATCATTGTTTTCAATAAATCGGAGAAATCTTTTATTGACACCGTGTAA
- the rimP gene encoding ribosome assembly cofactor RimP, with protein sequence MEFRKNIETLLNDFLQTREDLFLIDLKFSAGDDITVILDGDQGVTVQDCLDASRAIEFNMDREEHDFSLQVMSAGLSEPLSIPRQFRKNIGREIEVLLTDSSEIEGELAEVDEEKITLVLRYRKPKEVGKGKVDVEEEKEIPYSDIKKALVVLKF encoded by the coding sequence ATGGAGTTTAGAAAAAATATTGAAACATTATTAAATGATTTCCTTCAGACAAGAGAAGATCTGTTTCTTATTGATTTGAAGTTTTCCGCAGGAGATGATATTACAGTAATCTTAGATGGAGATCAAGGTGTTACTGTGCAGGATTGTCTGGATGCAAGCCGTGCAATAGAATTTAATATGGATCGTGAAGAGCACGATTTCAGTCTGCAGGTAATGTCTGCAGGATTAAGCGAGCCGCTTTCAATTCCGAGACAGTTTCGTAAAAACATCGGAAGAGAAATTGAAGTTTTGTTGACAGATTCTTCAGAAATAGAAGGTGAGCTTGCAGAAGTAGACGAAGAGAAAATTACTCTTGTACTGCGTTACCGCAAACCGAAAGAAGTAGGTAAAGGTAAAGTAGACGTAGAGGAGGAAAAAGAAATTCCTTACTCTGACATAAAAAAAGCTTTGGTAGTACTTAAATTTTAA
- the nusA gene encoding transcription termination factor NusA: protein MDNIALIESFGDFKDEKGISKIDLMAIIEDSLKTLLRKRFDSDDHFDVIVNPDKGDFQIFLNKTIVEDEMSEDDDLEIEITEAKKIDPTFEVGEDFTMEIPVAQLGRRNILTLKQILATKLQEHNNAMLYDQFRDRIGEIVIGEIHHIRHKHVILLDDEGNEFILPKENQIPSDFFKKGENIRAIVETVDFKGSKPQIIISRTAPKFLEKLLELEIPEIQDGTIILKKAVRIPGEKAKIAVDAYDDRIDPVGACVGVKGSRIHGVVRELRNENIDVIQWSKNPEIMVKRALGNVTINKIDINEETNYALVYTPIEEISKVIGKQGQNIRLASWLSGYEIDVFREASEDDDVDLREFNDDIEQWILDEFKKVGLTTAKSVLDKDTTSLLNMVDLEEETIEDVKRILKEEFED from the coding sequence ATGGATAATATAGCGTTGATTGAATCCTTTGGTGATTTTAAAGACGAAAAGGGGATCAGTAAAATTGATCTGATGGCGATCATTGAAGATTCTCTAAAGACTTTGTTGAGAAAAAGATTTGATTCTGATGATCACTTTGATGTAATTGTAAACCCTGACAAAGGTGACTTTCAGATTTTCTTAAATAAAACCATCGTTGAAGACGAAATGTCTGAAGATGATGATTTGGAAATTGAAATCACTGAAGCTAAAAAAATAGATCCAACTTTTGAAGTTGGTGAAGATTTTACCATGGAAATTCCGGTAGCGCAGTTGGGAAGAAGAAATATTTTGACGCTGAAGCAGATTTTAGCAACAAAATTGCAGGAGCATAACAATGCGATGTTGTATGATCAGTTCAGAGACAGAATCGGAGAAATTGTAATCGGAGAAATTCACCATATTCGTCACAAACATGTGATCTTGTTGGATGATGAAGGGAACGAGTTTATCTTGCCTAAAGAAAACCAGATTCCATCAGATTTCTTCAAAAAAGGAGAAAACATCAGAGCAATTGTTGAAACGGTAGATTTTAAAGGTTCAAAACCACAAATTATCATTTCAAGAACAGCTCCTAAATTCTTGGAAAAATTATTGGAATTAGAAATTCCTGAAATCCAGGACGGAACAATCATTCTTAAAAAAGCAGTGAGAATTCCTGGTGAAAAAGCGAAAATAGCAGTGGATGCTTACGACGACAGAATCGATCCTGTAGGAGCTTGTGTCGGGGTGAAAGGTTCTAGAATTCACGGTGTCGTAAGAGAATTAAGAAACGAAAATATAGATGTAATTCAGTGGTCTAAAAACCCTGAGATTATGGTGAAGAGAGCTTTAGGAAATGTTACCATCAATAAAATTGACATCAACGAAGAGACAAATTATGCATTGGTTTATACTCCAATTGAAGAGATTTCTAAAGTTATCGGTAAGCAAGGACAAAATATCAGATTGGCTTCTTGGCTTTCTGGATACGAAATTGACGTGTTTAGAGAAGCAAGTGAAGATGATGATGTTGACTTGAGAGAATTCAATGACGATATCGAACAGTGGATTTTGGATGAGTTTAAGAAAGTAGGTCTTACAACTGCAAAATCTGTCTTAGATAAAGATACGACAAGTCTTTTAAACATGGTAGACTTAGAAGAGGAAACCATCGAAGACGTGAAACGTATATTGAAGGAGGAATTTGAAGATTAA
- a CDS encoding UDP-glucose dehydrogenase family protein, translated as MNITIVGTGYVGLVTGTTLAELGNSVYCVDIDEKKVEGMKNGIVPIYEPNLEEMFHRNIQSERLFFTTNLKEALDKSEVVYLALPTPPGEDGSADLSYVLKVANDIGELMTEYKVVVNKSTVPVGTADKVRETISAKTTIDFDVVSNPEFLREGFAVEDSMNPARVVVGSSSEKAKDIMAKIYQPFTNTGIPIIFMDEKSSELTKYASNSFLAVKITFMNEIANYCEKVGADVDKVRLGMGSDDRIGHRFLFPGIGYGGSCFPKDVKALIKSGKDDNFNFQILEATENVNISQKVILVSEIEKYFGGNIEGKTIAMWGLAFKANTDDIREASSLDNINLLLQKGAKIVAYDLIAEENVRKLLGDKIAYAKTMYDALENADALFIATEWPEFKNPNFEMMAKKMNNKAIFDGRNMYPLEVPEQNGFYYKSIGRKTIQ; from the coding sequence TTGAATATAACGATAGTAGGAACAGGCTATGTAGGTTTGGTTACAGGAACTACCCTTGCAGAACTTGGCAATTCGGTTTATTGTGTTGATATTGATGAAAAAAAAGTAGAAGGAATGAAAAACGGTATCGTTCCTATTTACGAGCCTAATCTTGAAGAGATGTTTCACCGAAATATTCAATCTGAAAGATTATTTTTCACAACGAACCTAAAAGAAGCTTTAGATAAAAGTGAAGTCGTTTATCTTGCTCTTCCCACTCCACCCGGAGAAGACGGTTCGGCAGATTTATCTTACGTTTTGAAAGTAGCCAATGATATAGGCGAACTGATGACCGAATATAAAGTGGTTGTTAACAAAAGTACCGTTCCTGTAGGAACGGCCGATAAAGTAAGAGAAACTATTTCCGCAAAAACTACTATTGATTTTGATGTCGTTTCAAATCCTGAGTTTTTACGTGAGGGTTTTGCAGTGGAAGATTCTATGAATCCTGCAAGAGTTGTTGTAGGATCGAGCTCTGAAAAAGCCAAAGATATTATGGCGAAAATTTATCAGCCATTTACCAATACCGGAATTCCTATTATTTTTATGGATGAAAAGTCTTCCGAACTTACAAAATATGCATCCAACTCGTTCTTAGCTGTAAAAATTACGTTTATGAATGAAATCGCCAATTATTGTGAAAAAGTAGGCGCAGATGTAGATAAAGTAAGATTAGGAATGGGAAGCGACGACAGGATTGGTCACCGTTTCCTGTTTCCAGGAATCGGTTATGGAGGAAGCTGTTTTCCTAAAGACGTTAAAGCTTTAATTAAATCAGGAAAAGACGACAATTTTAATTTCCAGATTTTGGAAGCGACAGAAAACGTCAATATTTCACAAAAAGTAATTTTGGTTTCTGAAATTGAAAAATATTTCGGTGGAAATATTGAAGGCAAAACGATTGCAATGTGGGGATTGGCTTTTAAAGCAAATACAGACGACATCAGAGAAGCCTCTTCGCTAGACAACATTAATTTACTTCTTCAAAAAGGTGCTAAAATTGTAGCTTACGATCTTATTGCAGAAGAAAACGTAAGAAAATTATTAGGAGATAAAATAGCTTACGCAAAAACCATGTATGATGCTTTAGAAAATGCAGATGCATTATTTATTGCTACAGAATGGCCGGAATTCAAAAATCCGAACTTTGAAATGATGGCGAAGAAGATGAATAATAAAGCTATTTTCGACGGAAGAAATATGTATCCGTTAGAAGTTCCCGAACAAAATGGCTTCTATTATAAGAGTATCGGAAGAAAAACGATTCAATAA
- the rfbA gene encoding glucose-1-phosphate thymidylyltransferase RfbA, producing MKGIILAGGSGTRLYPLTIAVSKQLMPVYDKPMIYYPLSTLLLAGIKDILIITTPHDQAGFIKLLGDGSQIGCNIEYVVQPSPDGLAQAFILGDKFIGDDSVALVLGDNIFYGSEMGTLLKNKTNPEGGVVFAYHVSDPERYGVVEFDDEFKAVSIEEKPLTPKSNYAVPGLYFYDNEVVEIAKNIKPSSRGELEITDVNNVYLSKGKLEVAVLDRGTAWLDTGTFDSLNDASEFVSVIEKRQGFKIGCIEEIAFRNGFINEEKLLETATKYGKSGYGEYLKKLVNK from the coding sequence ATGAAAGGTATCATTTTAGCCGGAGGTTCCGGAACAAGACTTTATCCTCTTACCATCGCTGTAAGCAAGCAACTGATGCCTGTTTACGACAAACCGATGATCTATTACCCTCTTTCCACATTGCTCTTAGCAGGAATTAAAGATATTCTGATTATTACAACTCCTCATGATCAGGCTGGTTTTATCAAGCTTTTAGGTGACGGATCACAAATTGGCTGTAATATTGAATATGTTGTACAACCAAGTCCAGATGGTCTTGCACAGGCTTTTATTCTTGGAGACAAATTCATTGGTGACGATTCTGTAGCTTTAGTTTTAGGAGATAATATTTTTTACGGCTCAGAAATGGGGACTTTATTAAAAAACAAAACGAATCCGGAAGGAGGTGTCGTTTTCGCGTATCACGTTTCAGATCCTGAAAGATATGGTGTCGTAGAATTTGATGACGAGTTTAAAGCTGTTTCCATCGAAGAAAAACCTTTGACACCGAAATCGAATTACGCCGTTCCGGGATTATATTTTTATGACAATGAAGTTGTAGAAATTGCCAAAAACATTAAACCTTCTTCAAGAGGAGAATTGGAAATTACCGATGTAAACAATGTTTATCTAAGCAAAGGAAAACTGGAAGTTGCTGTTTTAGACAGAGGAACAGCATGGTTAGACACCGGAACTTTCGATTCTTTGAATGATGCTTCAGAATTTGTAAGCGTTATCGAAAAAAGACAAGGTTTCAAAATCGGCTGTATTGAAGAAATTGCTTTCAGAAACGGTTTCATTAATGAAGAAAAGCTTTTAGAAACCGCAACCAAATATGGCAAAAGCGGATATGGAGAATATCTGAAAAAGCTCGTGAATAAATAA
- a CDS encoding glycosyltransferase family 2 protein — MKKHSMFQPLISIIVPCYNQAQYLDECLQSVMDQTYQTWECIIVNDGSPDNTEEIVKYWLDKDNRFRYIFQENKGVSAARNNGIKNAKGEWILPLDGDDKVHQDYLKYANEKIREDYDIIYSNAQYFGEKNDIWKLDEFSFVTLLYHNIIFCSAIFRKKQNVLFDETMVDGLEDWEFWISYISQDLSDIKIYKFDKILFYYRIKKESKNQKINFESSTFNNVQSYVLSKHYATYKRYIGDYFDLLYKTRLLEKEKNIYKKAYESKRYKLGDKIVTMLEKLKIK; from the coding sequence ATGAAAAAACACAGTATGTTTCAACCATTAATTTCTATAATCGTTCCCTGCTATAATCAGGCTCAATATCTTGATGAGTGTTTGCAGTCTGTTATGGATCAAACTTATCAAACATGGGAATGTATCATCGTGAATGATGGTTCACCAGACAATACCGAAGAAATTGTAAAGTACTGGCTTGATAAGGATAATCGTTTTAGATACATCTTTCAAGAAAACAAAGGAGTTTCGGCAGCCCGAAATAATGGTATCAAAAACGCAAAAGGAGAATGGATTTTGCCTTTGGATGGTGATGATAAAGTACATCAAGACTATCTAAAATATGCAAATGAAAAAATCCGGGAAGATTATGACATTATCTACTCTAATGCTCAATATTTTGGCGAAAAAAATGATATTTGGAAATTAGACGAGTTCTCTTTTGTGACCTTGTTATATCATAACATTATATTTTGCTCGGCCATTTTTAGGAAGAAGCAGAATGTTTTATTTGACGAAACGATGGTAGATGGCTTAGAAGATTGGGAATTTTGGATAAGTTATATTTCGCAAGATCTATCCGATATAAAAATATACAAATTCGATAAAATTTTATTTTATTATCGCATCAAAAAAGAGTCGAAAAATCAAAAAATAAATTTTGAAAGTAGTACTTTTAATAACGTTCAGTCATATGTTTTAAGTAAACATTATGCAACTTACAAAAGATATATCGGTGATTATTTTGATTTGCTTTATAAAACTCGCCTTCTTGAAAAGGAAAAAAACATTTATAAAAAAGCTTATGAAAGCAAACGTTATAAATTAGGAGATAAAATAGTTACCATGCTGGAAAAATTAAAAATTAAATAA
- a CDS encoding ABC transporter ATP-binding protein, whose protein sequence is MLALKAENISKQYRLGQVGTGTLTHDLNRFWHKVRGKENPYLKIGESNDRSSKGISDYVWSLRDINFEIEQGDAVGIIGRNGAGKSTLLKILSKVTKPTTGKIHTNGRIASLLEVGTGFHPEMTGRENIFLNGAILGMTKKEITRKFDEIVDFSGVERYIDTPVKRYSSGMYVRLAFAVAAHLESEILIVDEVLAVGDAEFQKKCLGKMGDVTKGEGRTILFVSHNLHSILKLCKKGILLENGFLKGDSDINSIVNLYNSNAGSEEILPNFDQDIFLKDFKSYKKNDPTSNLQTVQDGILEFHIQSNRNIKNINIGIGFNDDLGNRLFTPFSAHFQQSFDLSAGENIICCEIMKFPLKSGKYNCEIYIGDNSQTHDYYDKGLTVNVKDNFELEKPDYSQGYFTINQQWTNERK, encoded by the coding sequence ATGCTTGCATTAAAGGCAGAAAACATATCGAAACAATACCGTCTTGGACAAGTGGGTACAGGAACTTTAACGCATGATCTCAACCGGTTTTGGCATAAAGTAAGAGGAAAAGAGAATCCGTATCTTAAAATTGGTGAGTCTAATGACCGCTCGTCCAAAGGGATATCCGACTACGTCTGGTCACTTCGAGATATTAACTTCGAGATTGAGCAAGGTGATGCAGTTGGAATTATCGGACGAAATGGTGCCGGGAAATCTACTTTACTGAAAATTCTCAGCAAAGTGACCAAACCTACCACCGGGAAGATTCATACCAACGGAAGAATTGCTTCATTATTGGAAGTAGGAACAGGATTCCATCCTGAAATGACAGGGCGTGAAAACATCTTCTTAAACGGTGCCATTTTAGGAATGACTAAAAAGGAAATCACGAGAAAATTTGACGAGATTGTTGATTTCTCGGGTGTTGAAAGATATATCGATACCCCTGTAAAAAGATATTCATCCGGAATGTATGTACGTTTGGCATTTGCTGTTGCTGCGCACTTAGAATCTGAAATTTTAATTGTAGATGAGGTTTTAGCAGTGGGTGATGCTGAATTTCAGAAAAAATGTCTAGGAAAAATGGGCGATGTAACGAAGGGAGAAGGGAGGACCATTTTGTTCGTAAGCCATAATCTACATAGTATTTTGAAACTTTGCAAAAAAGGGATCCTTTTAGAAAATGGATTTTTAAAAGGAGATTCAGACATTAATTCCATTGTAAACCTATATAATTCGAATGCAGGAAGTGAAGAGATTTTACCAAACTTTGACCAGGATATCTTTCTAAAAGATTTTAAATCTTATAAAAAAAATGATCCTACGAGCAATTTGCAGACTGTTCAAGATGGCATATTAGAATTTCACATACAATCCAATAGAAACATTAAAAACATCAATATTGGAATTGGATTTAATGACGATCTTGGAAACAGACTGTTTACTCCTTTCTCTGCGCATTTCCAGCAATCTTTTGATTTGTCTGCTGGAGAAAACATCATATGTTGTGAGATTATGAAATTTCCTTTAAAATCAGGAAAATACAATTGTGAAATCTATATAGGTGATAATTCTCAAACTCACGACTATTATGACAAAGGTCTTACAGTTAATGTCAAAGATAACTTCGAATTAGAAAAACCAGACTATTCCCAAGGATATTTCACTATAAATCAACAATGGACTAATGAAAGAAAATAA
- a CDS encoding glycosyltransferase family A protein → MSKLAIVIPYYKIEFFEETIKSIAAQSNKDFVLYIGNDAAPENPLPVIDLYFSPEKYHYYHYKENLGGENLALQWERILENVHEDWFQILGDDDTIAENFVDEFYKSLPYVQANTISVIKTVHHHIDDLGNLININDYNTSVFNAIDFFQNKYRGKVSSSLSENLFQTSMYKKYRFEKIPLAWGSDDIAILAFSGVGKIFYNRNTFVHVRISDYSISGSERLQQQKSDAYNVFRETFLTKYSAHFPIDFVDEVLTKYLQYCYSKKLSANYSVSYYYLRNFKLFHFAKTIKKIHYVNAHKKRNG, encoded by the coding sequence ATGTCTAAACTCGCCATTGTCATCCCCTATTACAAGATAGAATTTTTTGAAGAAACCATCAAAAGTATTGCCGCCCAAAGCAATAAAGACTTCGTGCTGTATATAGGAAATGATGCGGCTCCTGAAAACCCTCTTCCTGTTATTGATCTATATTTTAGTCCTGAAAAATATCATTATTATCATTATAAAGAAAATTTAGGTGGGGAAAATCTTGCATTGCAGTGGGAAAGAATTTTAGAAAATGTACATGAAGATTGGTTTCAGATATTGGGGGATGATGATACTATAGCAGAAAATTTTGTAGATGAATTCTACAAATCACTTCCCTATGTACAAGCAAATACAATCAGCGTAATAAAGACTGTGCATCACCATATCGATGATTTAGGAAATCTCATCAACATCAACGATTACAATACATCAGTCTTTAATGCGATAGATTTTTTTCAGAATAAATACCGAGGTAAAGTAAGCAGCAGTCTTTCTGAGAACCTATTTCAAACCAGTATGTATAAAAAATACAGATTTGAAAAAATACCGCTGGCATGGGGTAGTGATGATATTGCCATATTAGCATTCTCAGGAGTGGGTAAAATATTTTACAACAGAAATACTTTTGTACATGTAAGGATTTCTGATTACAGTATCTCCGGATCTGAAAGGCTGCAACAGCAAAAATCTGATGCATATAATGTGTTCAGAGAAACATTTTTAACAAAATATTCCGCACATTTTCCTATCGATTTCGTAGATGAAGTTTTGACCAAATATTTACAGTACTGTTATTCTAAAAAATTGAGTGCCAACTATTCTGTTTCATACTATTATCTCAGAAATTTCAAACTTTTTCACTTCGCTAAAACCATAAAAAAAATCCATTATGTAAACGCACACAAAAAGCGTAATGGCTGA
- a CDS encoding class I SAM-dependent methyltransferase, with the protein MKENNIEEELFCTNFELRNLSDLLVYGKAERWVHGFMLKKYEDEHLNRYDYAINYTKGKKVLDIASGCGYGTYLLATQGEAKSVVGVDLSEDAIRYGNHRYAHESISRFVEDGTKYKDKEPFDVIVSFETVEHIPNYLDFINNLYENLSDDGVLLISTPITKITTTKPDNPFHVIEWNFYDFHTLFKEKFEIVDIIVQEIKIVGERKRKEYNLKNRLLNKISKEKIMYIQGKPIEKFTNQYDMNLCNQGYQTLILRRKRNV; encoded by the coding sequence ATGAAAGAAAATAATATTGAAGAAGAATTATTCTGTACAAATTTTGAGTTAAGAAATCTTTCCGACTTACTTGTTTATGGGAAAGCTGAAAGATGGGTACATGGTTTTATGCTAAAAAAATACGAAGATGAGCATTTGAACAGATACGATTATGCGATCAATTATACAAAAGGCAAAAAGGTTTTAGATATTGCTAGCGGCTGTGGTTACGGCACTTACTTATTAGCTACTCAGGGAGAGGCAAAATCGGTAGTAGGAGTTGATTTAAGTGAAGATGCAATTCGATATGGCAATCACAGATATGCACACGAAAGTATTAGTCGCTTTGTAGAAGATGGCACCAAATATAAAGACAAAGAACCATTTGATGTTATTGTAAGCTTTGAAACGGTTGAGCATATACCCAATTATCTTGATTTCATCAATAATCTTTATGAAAATTTAAGTGATGATGGAGTTCTACTTATCTCAACACCTATCACAAAAATCACAACTACAAAACCAGACAATCCATTTCATGTTATTGAGTGGAATTTTTATGATTTTCACACTTTATTTAAAGAAAAATTTGAAATCGTTGATATTATTGTTCAGGAAATCAAAATAGTTGGTGAACGTAAAAGAAAAGAATATAATCTCAAAAACCGTCTTCTTAATAAAATTTCGAAGGAAAAAATAATGTACATACAAGGTAAGCCTATAGAAAAATTTACCAATCAATATGATATGAATCTGTGCAATCAAGGATATCAAACATTGATATTAAGAAGAAAAAGAAATGTCTAA
- a CDS encoding glycosyltransferase family 2 protein has product MSFVSVIIPNYNHASYLKQRINSVLQQTFQDFEVIILDDLSPDNSKEIIEQYRNHPKVSHIIYNEENSGSTFKQWKKGIELAKGEWIWIAESDDWCENSFLANLIDVAGKNSKVGLAYCMSVFYNKNENIQSAQNSTSFIEELIESKEFIQKKMIPFTTIINASAVIFKKEIYLKVSDEYTKYRLAGDWFFWAEVSQHCDVAVCGKYLNYFQQHDIKVSMKSKRQGLNYTEEIQVLKHFKEKRYITDGQYQNALIKHYLRFKYSKFPFDEGVIAKTEKLFHQNLSPSSKKIIRKTDLKNKIEYKYLGRIFNYFFNS; this is encoded by the coding sequence ATGTCGTTTGTCTCTGTTATCATTCCGAACTACAACCATGCATCTTACCTTAAGCAGCGTATAAATTCGGTATTACAGCAAACCTTTCAGGATTTTGAAGTCATTATCCTGGATGACTTATCTCCTGATAATAGCAAAGAGATTATTGAACAGTACAGAAATCACCCAAAAGTTTCTCATATAATCTACAACGAAGAAAATTCCGGTTCAACTTTCAAACAATGGAAAAAAGGAATAGAATTGGCTAAGGGAGAATGGATCTGGATTGCTGAAAGTGATGATTGGTGTGAAAACAGTTTTCTTGCAAACCTAATAGATGTGGCAGGCAAAAATTCAAAAGTAGGCCTAGCTTACTGCATGTCAGTTTTCTATAATAAAAATGAGAATATACAATCTGCACAAAATTCCACTTCATTTATAGAAGAACTGATAGAAAGTAAAGAGTTTATTCAAAAAAAAATGATTCCCTTTACTACAATTATAAATGCAAGTGCAGTAATTTTTAAAAAAGAAATTTACCTTAAAGTTTCTGATGAATATACCAAATACAGATTGGCTGGAGATTGGTTTTTTTGGGCAGAAGTCAGCCAGCATTGTGATGTCGCTGTTTGTGGTAAATATCTTAATTATTTTCAACAGCATGACATTAAGGTATCGATGAAAAGTAAGAGGCAAGGCTTAAATTATACCGAGGAAATTCAAGTTTTGAAACACTTTAAAGAAAAGCGATACATTACTGATGGGCAATATCAAAATGCTCTTATAAAACATTATCTAAGATTTAAGTACAGCAAATTTCCTTTTGACGAAGGTGTAATTGCTAAAACAGAAAAATTATTTCATCAAAACTTATCTCCCTCTTCAAAGAAGATAATTAGAAAGACAGACCTTAAAAATAAAATAGAGTACAAATATCTGGGAAGAATATTTAATTATTTTTTTAACAGTTAA
- the rfbB gene encoding dTDP-glucose 4,6-dehydratase — translation MKNIIITGGAGFIGSHVVREFVKNNPDSTIINLDALTYAGNLENLKDIENEPNYVFEKADITKPEELRKVFEKYNPDAVIHLAAESHVDRSITDPMAFINTNVNGTANLLNLCKEFWTLNPDHTHGRFPNEKRTNLFYHVSTDEVYGSLGETGFFLETTSYDPQSPYSASKAASDHLVRAYGNTYGMPFIVSNCSNNYGPNHFPEKLIPLCISNIINEKPLPIYGDGKYTRDWLFVIDHAKAIHQIFNEAKTGETYNIGGFNEWQNIDLVKELIKQMDEKLGNPAGHSEKLITYVKDRPGHDKRYAIDATKLNSELGWKPSVTFEQGLGKTIDWFLENKEWLENVTSGDYEKYYEKQYN, via the coding sequence ATGAAAAACATTATCATTACAGGCGGAGCCGGATTTATCGGTTCACATGTTGTAAGAGAATTTGTAAAAAACAATCCGGATTCTACGATCATCAATTTGGATGCTCTAACCTATGCCGGAAATCTTGAAAACTTAAAGGACATTGAAAATGAGCCTAATTATGTTTTCGAAAAAGCAGATATCACAAAACCGGAAGAACTAAGAAAGGTTTTTGAAAAATATAATCCAGATGCGGTGATTCATTTAGCTGCAGAAAGTCATGTAGACAGAAGCATTACAGATCCCATGGCATTTATTAATACCAACGTTAACGGAACTGCCAATCTTTTGAATCTTTGTAAAGAATTTTGGACTTTAAACCCGGATCATACGCACGGAAGATTTCCAAACGAAAAAAGAACCAATCTTTTTTACCACGTTTCCACAGACGAAGTGTACGGAAGTTTAGGCGAAACAGGATTTTTTTTAGAAACGACTTCTTACGATCCGCAATCCCCTTATTCGGCTTCAAAAGCAGCTTCAGACCATTTGGTTAGAGCTTACGGAAACACTTACGGAATGCCTTTTATTGTTTCAAACTGTTCAAACAATTATGGTCCAAATCATTTTCCTGAGAAACTGATTCCGCTTTGTATTTCGAATATTATTAACGAAAAACCTTTGCCAATTTACGGTGACGGAAAATATACAAGAGACTGGTTATTTGTAATCGATCACGCCAAAGCTATTCATCAGATTTTTAATGAGGCTAAAACGGGAGAAACTTACAATATTGGTGGTTTCAACGAATGGCAAAATATTGATTTGGTAAAAGAATTAATTAAGCAAATGGATGAAAAGCTTGGAAATCCTGCAGGACATTCAGAAAAATTAATTACTTATGTAAAAGACAGACCGGGTCACGACAAACGTTATGCAATTGATGCAACAAAATTGAACTCTGAACTAGGCTGGAAACCTTCTGTAACCTTCGAACAAGGATTAGGAAAAACAATTGACTGGTTCTTAGAGAATAAAGAATGGCTGGAAAATGTAACCAGCGGAGATTATGAGAAATATTACGAAAAGCAATATAACTAA